A single window of Methanothermobacter marburgensis str. Marburg DNA harbors:
- a CDS encoding ATP-binding cassette domain-containing protein translates to MGNIIETEGISKRYDDFLAVNSVDLEVPENSIYGVLGPNGAGKTTLISMLCTILHPTSGRGMVNGYDIVREARKVRESIGIVFQSRALDDILTGREHLEMHAALYGVPRDIRKRRIDEVLELIALGDKADEYVKTYSGGMKRRLEIGRGLIHHPRVLFLDEPTLGLDPQTRESIWRYIERLNREEDVTVLLTTHYMEEADKLCDEVAIMSRGEIIKADSPSNLKRELGADTITVRVDRADEFHELLVKQDYVKKAYLVDDEVKVLVERGENLVPEIVNLAARTGFYVRSVELEHPTLEDVFIRYTGRGITEA, encoded by the coding sequence ATGGGTAACATAATTGAAACAGAGGGTATAAGCAAGAGATATGATGATTTCCTGGCGGTTAACTCCGTGGATCTTGAGGTCCCTGAAAACTCCATTTACGGTGTCCTTGGGCCTAACGGTGCAGGTAAAACCACACTGATATCCATGCTCTGCACCATACTACACCCCACATCCGGGAGGGGTATGGTAAACGGCTACGACATTGTAAGGGAGGCCAGGAAGGTGAGGGAGTCCATAGGCATAGTCTTCCAGTCAAGGGCCCTCGACGACATACTCACAGGAAGGGAGCACCTTGAAATGCACGCCGCCCTCTACGGGGTCCCCAGGGACATAAGGAAGAGGAGGATAGATGAGGTCCTTGAACTCATCGCCCTGGGTGATAAGGCCGATGAGTATGTGAAGACATACTCTGGGGGTATGAAGCGGCGTCTCGAGATAGGCCGCGGCCTGATACACCACCCCCGGGTGCTCTTCCTTGACGAGCCAACCCTTGGACTCGACCCCCAGACAAGGGAGAGCATCTGGAGGTACATAGAGAGGCTCAACAGGGAGGAGGACGTTACCGTGCTCCTCACCACCCACTACATGGAGGAGGCAGATAAACTCTGCGATGAGGTGGCCATAATGAGCCGTGGGGAGATAATAAAGGCTGACAGCCCCTCAAACCTCAAGAGGGAGCTTGGGGCGGACACCATAACGGTCAGGGTTGACAGGGCAGATGAATTCCATGAACTCCTGGTGAAACAGGACTACGTTAAGAAGGCCTACCTGGTGGATGACGAGGTCAAGGTGCTGGTTGAGAGGGGCGAAAACCTGGTACCCGAGATCGTTAACCTTGCAGCGAGGACTGGATTCTACGTGAGGTCAGTAGAACTGGAACACCCCACCCTTGAGGACGTGTTCATAAGGTACACAGGTAGGGGTATAACTGAGGCATGA
- the kaiC gene encoding circadian clock protein KaiC yields MRFRSIEKSPTGIKGLDMVTGGGFPQGRNTLIYGGPGTGKTFIAVEFLLNGASYYGEHGVLVSFDEPADNIVENFQTDDRILEKLIKDGKIFIEDVSGAPDPSIGSYSLDALKIRIEDAVKTTGASRVVLDKVDSLFDGVSDRGPLHMELRHLISWLNGMGVTSVFTAGDSGGKPTHGLEDYISDCVIHLTHTFDGEVGTRHMRIVKYRGSSHGLNRYPFLINERGISIFPITSLKLDYSVSRELVSTGIPDLDDMLGGGVYRGSSVLISGTTGAGKTTVLSKFAYEACRRGERCLYFANEEPADQIIRNMESVGIQLKDHTDDKLMIHSDRPTSLGLESHLTEMQDLVMDFKPDTVLVDPVTGLAAAGGPSNRVSNAKNLFIRFTDFLKSRGVTSLFTYLIRSPVTATQTELEISSLIDTWIVLEHVRTNGDYKRLLRILKSRGMDHSSSVAELKFTERGILIKGGSW; encoded by the coding sequence TTGAGGTTCAGGTCCATTGAAAAGTCACCTACCGGTATAAAGGGTCTTGATATGGTAACAGGGGGTGGTTTTCCCCAGGGGAGGAACACACTCATCTATGGTGGCCCAGGTACCGGAAAGACATTCATTGCAGTTGAGTTTCTCCTGAATGGGGCATCCTACTACGGGGAGCACGGTGTCCTTGTGAGCTTTGATGAACCGGCAGATAACATTGTTGAGAACTTCCAGACAGATGACAGGATCCTTGAAAAACTGATTAAAGATGGTAAAATATTTATTGAAGACGTTTCAGGGGCACCTGACCCCAGTATAGGATCCTACAGTCTGGATGCCCTTAAGATAAGGATCGAGGATGCTGTTAAAACCACCGGGGCCAGCAGGGTTGTCCTTGATAAGGTGGACAGCCTCTTTGATGGTGTATCAGACAGGGGGCCCCTCCACATGGAACTGCGCCACCTCATATCCTGGCTGAATGGGATGGGGGTTACAAGCGTATTCACCGCCGGCGACTCGGGGGGTAAACCAACACATGGACTTGAGGACTACATCTCCGACTGTGTCATACACCTCACCCACACCTTCGATGGGGAGGTTGGAACAAGACACATGCGAATAGTCAAGTACCGCGGCTCCAGCCACGGCCTCAACAGGTACCCCTTCCTCATCAATGAGAGAGGAATCTCAATCTTCCCGATAACCTCCCTCAAACTGGATTACAGTGTCAGCCGGGAACTCGTCTCCACAGGGATACCTGACCTGGATGATATGCTGGGTGGGGGTGTATACAGGGGTTCCAGTGTCCTCATATCAGGTACGACAGGGGCCGGTAAGACCACCGTTCTTTCAAAATTTGCCTATGAGGCCTGCCGCCGCGGTGAACGCTGCCTCTACTTTGCCAATGAGGAGCCCGCAGATCAGATAATCCGGAACATGGAATCGGTGGGGATCCAGCTCAAAGATCATACTGATGATAAACTCATGATACACTCCGATAGGCCCACATCACTGGGACTTGAATCCCACCTGACCGAGATGCAGGACCTTGTAATGGACTTCAAACCTGATACTGTACTTGTGGACCCTGTTACTGGCCTTGCAGCTGCAGGTGGACCCTCAAATAGGGTCAGCAATGCAAAGAACCTCTTCATAAGGTTCACCGATTTTCTGAAGTCACGGGGTGTGACCTCCCTCTTCACATACCTTATAAGGTCACCGGTCACCGCAACCCAGACTGAACTTGAGATCTCATCACTGATTGATACTTGGATTGTCCTGGAGCATGTGAGGACCAACGGTGATTACAAGAGGCTCCTCCGCATACTAAAGAGCAGGGGAATGGACCACTCAAGCAGCGTCGCAGAGCTGAAATTCACTGAAAGGGGGATTCTCATCAAGGGGGGATCCTGGTGA
- a CDS encoding circadian clock KaiB family protein: MIHLRIYIAGDNLSAAALENLRNVMGDDAKLEVVDVRGDPEIARENGVIAIPTLERISPGPRRRVIGDLNDPDALRRFIGI, translated from the coding sequence ATGATCCATCTTCGCATATACATCGCCGGTGATAACCTTTCAGCTGCGGCCCTTGAAAACCTCAGGAATGTTATGGGTGATGATGCGAAGCTAGAGGTTGTTGATGTCCGTGGAGACCCCGAGATTGCAAGGGAGAATGGAGTCATTGCCATTCCGACCCTGGAGAGGATAAGCCCGGGCCCCAGGCGGAGGGTTATAGGGGACCTCAATGACCCTGATGCCCTGCGCAGATTCATAGGTATCTGA